The Mycolicibacterium flavescens genome has a segment encoding these proteins:
- the rpmB2 gene encoding 50S ribosomal protein L28 → MSAHCQVTGRAPSFGNSVSHSHRRTRRRWNPNIQTKTYYLPSESRRIKLRVSAKGIKVIDRDGVEAVVARLRKEGKKI, encoded by the coding sequence ATGTCCGCGCACTGTCAGGTCACCGGCCGAGCACCAAGTTTCGGCAACTCGGTATCGCATTCGCACCGACGCACGCGTCGTCGCTGGAACCCCAACATCCAGACGAAGACGTATTACCTGCCGTCCGAATCGCGCCGGATCAAACTGCGGGTGAGCGCGAAGGGCATCAAGGTCATCGACCGAGACGGCGTCGAGGCCGTCGTGGCGCGGTTACGGAAGGAGGGGAAGAAAATCTGA
- the purR gene encoding transcriptional regulator, with the protein MPRSPTPRRRATLASLAAELKVSRTTISNAYNRPDQLSAELRDRVLATAKRLGYPGPDPVARSLRTRKAGAVGLMITEPLNYSFSDPAALDFVAGLAESCEEAGQGLLLVAIGPNRSVSDGTAAILAAGVDGFAVYSASDDDPYLATVQQRHLPMVVIDQPKDVPGASRVSIDDRGAMRQLAEHVVQLGHREISLLTMRLGRDRPKGGAGPTVADPQRLQTPHFHVQRERIAGVRDAMSAAGLDPESLTVVESYEHLPTSGGAAAAVALTANPRLTALMCTADVLALSAMDYLRARGIYVPGEMTVTGFDGVPEALRRGLATVAQPSIEKGRRAGRLLHHPPRSGLPVVEVLDTELVRGRTAGPPA; encoded by the coding sequence ATGCCGAGGAGTCCCACGCCGCGACGGCGTGCCACGCTGGCTTCTCTGGCCGCCGAACTGAAGGTCTCCCGCACCACGATCTCCAACGCCTACAACCGGCCGGACCAGTTGTCGGCCGAACTCCGCGATCGCGTACTGGCCACCGCGAAGCGGCTGGGATACCCCGGCCCCGACCCGGTGGCGCGTTCGCTGCGCACCCGCAAGGCCGGTGCGGTCGGTCTGATGATCACCGAACCGCTCAACTATTCCTTCAGCGATCCAGCCGCACTCGACTTTGTGGCCGGCTTGGCCGAGTCGTGTGAAGAGGCCGGGCAGGGACTGCTGCTCGTCGCGATCGGCCCCAATCGCAGCGTCAGCGACGGGACGGCGGCGATCCTCGCTGCCGGGGTGGACGGTTTCGCAGTCTATTCGGCCTCCGACGACGACCCGTATCTCGCGACCGTCCAGCAGCGGCACCTCCCGATGGTGGTGATCGACCAGCCCAAGGACGTGCCCGGTGCCTCGCGCGTGTCCATCGACGACCGTGGCGCCATGCGCCAACTCGCCGAACACGTTGTGCAGCTGGGTCATCGGGAGATCAGCCTGCTGACGATGCGGCTGGGCCGGGATCGGCCGAAGGGCGGGGCAGGGCCCACGGTGGCCGACCCGCAACGATTGCAGACTCCGCATTTTCACGTACAGCGCGAGCGCATCGCAGGGGTTCGTGACGCGATGAGTGCAGCCGGGCTCGACCCGGAATCGCTGACCGTGGTGGAGAGCTACGAGCACCTGCCGACGTCGGGCGGGGCGGCCGCGGCAGTCGCCTTGACCGCCAATCCCCGGCTCACCGCGTTGATGTGCACTGCGGACGTACTGGCCCTCTCGGCGATGGATTACCTACGGGCGCGAGGCATCTACGTTCCCGGCGAGATGACGGTCACCGGATTCGACGGAGTGCCAGAGGCGCTGCGGCGCGGTCTGGCCACGGTCGCACAGCCCAGCATCGAGAAGGGTCGCCGGGCGGGACGGCTGCTGCACCACCCGCCACGATCGGGTCTGCCGGTCGTGGAAGTCCTTGACACCGAGCTGGTCCGGGGCCGCACGGCGGGACCGCCCGCCTAG
- the mntB gene encoding ABC-3 protein, producing the protein MNTTIVALGYQDHWWQILMSSFMRNALIGGTIVALAAGLIGYFVVVRNTAFAAHALAHIGLPGATGAVLVGVPVGVGLGVFCIGGALVIGVLGRRAADREVATGTVLAMATGLGLFFNSLATKSSSTLTNVLFGNLLAISRQQIITFAVLVAVLAVCIALIYRPLLFTSVNAQVADARGVPVRALSVAFMALLGLAVTMAVQAVGTLLLFALVVSPAAAAIMLTPRPGKAIALSTAFSFAAVWVGLGLSAMFNAPPSFVIVTVACSVWAVVWAGQRGLRRTADQVLVT; encoded by the coding sequence ATGAACACGACCATCGTCGCGCTTGGCTACCAAGACCATTGGTGGCAGATCCTCATGTCGTCCTTCATGCGCAACGCGTTGATCGGCGGCACGATCGTCGCCCTGGCCGCCGGCCTGATCGGTTACTTCGTCGTCGTGCGCAACACCGCCTTCGCCGCCCACGCGCTCGCTCACATCGGGCTGCCGGGCGCGACGGGAGCGGTACTCGTCGGCGTCCCCGTCGGGGTGGGGCTCGGCGTGTTCTGTATCGGCGGCGCCCTGGTGATCGGAGTGCTGGGCCGCCGGGCGGCCGACCGCGAGGTGGCCACGGGAACCGTACTGGCGATGGCGACCGGTCTCGGGTTGTTCTTCAACTCGCTGGCGACCAAGAGTTCGAGCACGCTGACCAACGTCCTGTTCGGCAACCTGCTGGCGATCTCGCGCCAGCAGATCATTACGTTCGCGGTGCTGGTGGCGGTGCTGGCGGTGTGCATCGCGCTGATCTACCGGCCGCTGCTGTTCACGTCCGTCAACGCCCAGGTGGCCGACGCCAGGGGAGTGCCGGTGCGCGCGCTTTCGGTGGCGTTCATGGCGCTGCTCGGCCTGGCGGTGACGATGGCCGTGCAGGCAGTCGGCACGCTGCTGCTGTTCGCGCTCGTGGTCAGTCCCGCTGCGGCGGCGATCATGCTGACACCGCGACCGGGCAAGGCGATCGCCCTGTCCACGGCGTTCAGCTTCGCAGCGGTGTGGGTGGGTCTTGGGCTCTCGGCGATGTTCAACGCACCGCCCAGCTTCGTGATCGTGACGGTCGCGTGCAGCGTCTGGGCGGTGGTGTGGGCCGGGCAGCGCGGGCTGCGACGAACCGCCGATCAGGTGCTGGTCACCTGA
- a CDS encoding ABC transporter-like protein — MSQHSSEPEAEPDVEQTALTFEDVSAARGGRLIWSEATFEVPAGGIVAVIGSNGAGKTTLLQIVLGLVPPASGHVRVFGQPAGALNKSIGYVPQNYASASGEAIRARDAVMLGLVGHRWGFGWPSREDNRRVDEVLAAVDATAVADKRLSQLSGGQRQRVALAEALVSKPRMLILDEPLAALDLRSQREIVAVLERISKEFGVTILVVAHDLNPLLGVLTSAIYLLDGHAHFDTFDGPVDETLLSHLYGTRVEVVHTPQGDLYVRRP; from the coding sequence GTGTCGCAACATAGTTCCGAACCTGAGGCCGAGCCCGACGTCGAGCAGACGGCGCTGACCTTCGAGGACGTCAGCGCGGCGCGCGGCGGGCGGCTGATCTGGTCGGAGGCGACGTTCGAGGTCCCCGCCGGCGGCATCGTGGCCGTCATCGGGTCGAACGGGGCCGGAAAGACGACGCTGCTGCAGATCGTGCTCGGTCTGGTGCCGCCGGCGTCCGGACACGTCCGCGTCTTCGGCCAACCGGCCGGTGCGCTCAACAAGTCGATCGGTTACGTCCCGCAGAACTACGCGTCGGCCTCCGGCGAGGCGATCCGGGCGCGCGACGCCGTGATGCTCGGCCTCGTCGGGCACCGGTGGGGTTTCGGCTGGCCGAGTCGTGAGGACAACCGTCGCGTGGACGAGGTGCTCGCCGCCGTCGACGCGACCGCGGTGGCGGACAAACGGCTCTCCCAACTCTCGGGCGGCCAGCGCCAGCGGGTCGCGCTGGCCGAGGCGCTGGTCTCCAAGCCCCGCATGTTGATCCTCGACGAGCCGTTGGCCGCACTCGATCTGCGCAGCCAGCGCGAGATCGTCGCCGTGCTCGAGCGGATCAGCAAGGAGTTCGGGGTGACGATCCTGGTCGTCGCACATGACCTCAACCCACTGCTGGGCGTGTTGACCAGCGCCATCTACCTGCTCGACGGACACGCGCACTTCGACACGTTCGACGGCCCCGTCGACGAGACACTGCTGAGCCACCTCTACGGCACCCGAGTCGAGGTCGTTCATACGCCGCAGGGCGATCTCTACGTGCGGAGGCCGTGA
- the rpmG2 gene encoding 50S ribosomal protein L33, producing MARTDIRPTVKLRSTAGTGHTYVTRKNRRNDPDRLVLRKYDPTVRRHVDFREER from the coding sequence ATGGCGCGCACCGATATCAGGCCCACCGTGAAACTGCGTTCGACGGCCGGTACGGGCCACACATATGTCACACGCAAGAACCGGCGCAACGACCCGGATCGATTGGTGCTGCGCAAGTATGACCCCACCGTCCGCCGCCACGTCGACTTCCGAGAGGAACGCTGA
- the btuF gene encoding iron chelate uptake ABC transporter, solute-binding protein, whose protein sequence is MARRHLAAAVISALLLTACGTASPPAGTTAAEAVAGFPVSVTNCGITTTYDRPPRRAVALNQHSVETMLALGLQKSMVGTAFLDDQVLPEYRDAYEGIPVIAEEYPSYETLLAAEPDFVYGGWESAFDEKEGRGRERLRDVGIDTHLNPENCSSEPMTLSAVDDEIRTMGRIFGVSYRAEWVVERQQRSLQDTRQRARDLAPVDVAVYDSGEATVFTSGGQGIGNQIIESAGGRNLFADVPKVWADVSFEQFAERAPEVILIYDYGDQSVEQKKRFLQDNPLLQRVPAVRDQRFAVLPLSEITAGVRVGRAVKSLAEQLHPEQAR, encoded by the coding sequence ATGGCGCGTCGACATCTTGCGGCGGCGGTGATCTCGGCGCTGCTGCTTACCGCGTGCGGCACTGCGAGCCCGCCGGCCGGCACCACCGCTGCCGAAGCCGTGGCGGGATTCCCGGTGAGCGTCACCAACTGCGGCATCACCACAACCTACGACCGCCCACCGCGCCGGGCCGTGGCCTTGAACCAGCACTCGGTCGAGACGATGTTGGCGCTGGGACTTCAGAAGTCCATGGTGGGCACCGCATTCCTCGACGATCAGGTGCTGCCCGAATACCGCGACGCCTACGAGGGCATACCGGTGATCGCCGAGGAATACCCGTCGTACGAGACACTGCTCGCCGCCGAACCCGACTTCGTCTACGGCGGTTGGGAAAGCGCATTCGACGAGAAGGAGGGGCGTGGGCGCGAGCGGTTGCGCGATGTCGGCATCGACACCCACCTCAACCCTGAGAACTGCTCTTCTGAGCCGATGACGTTATCTGCGGTGGACGACGAAATACGCACCATGGGGCGGATATTCGGTGTCAGCTACCGAGCCGAGTGGGTGGTCGAACGCCAGCAGCGGAGCCTGCAGGATACCCGCCAGCGCGCGCGCGACCTGGCACCGGTCGATGTGGCCGTCTACGACAGCGGTGAGGCCACCGTGTTCACCTCCGGCGGGCAGGGCATCGGCAACCAGATCATCGAATCCGCGGGCGGGCGCAACCTGTTCGCTGACGTACCGAAGGTGTGGGCCGACGTCTCGTTCGAACAGTTCGCCGAACGGGCGCCCGAGGTCATCCTGATCTATGACTACGGCGATCAATCGGTCGAGCAGAAGAAACGGTTTCTGCAGGACAACCCGCTGCTGCAGCGGGTACCTGCCGTCCGCGACCAACGCTTCGCGGTGTTGCCGCTGTCCGAGATCACCGCAGGCGTGCGTGTCGGGCGCGCGGTCAAATCCCTTGCCGAACAGCTACATCCGGAGCAGGCGCGATGA
- the fhuC gene encoding ABC transporter ATP-binding protein: MTGGVLIDDVTVTKGRKTLIRNVSMRVERGEMVAVVGPNGAGKTTLLRTLYRAQRPTSGRVLVGGEDVWQMSAKRAARRIAAVLQDAPGDFALTVFDVVAMGRTPYKRAFDGDNTDDRRIIAEALESVEVSGLANEPFDRLSGGQKQRVMIARALTQRTDTIVLDEPTNHLDLRHQHDALHLLRNTGATVIAALHDLNLAAAYCDRVCVLDTGRVVSIGTPPQVLTEDMLAEVYGVAARVGLDAGTDRIRVDVTPKEWTR, encoded by the coding sequence GTGACCGGCGGAGTCCTCATCGACGATGTGACGGTGACGAAGGGGCGAAAGACGTTGATCCGCAACGTCTCCATGCGGGTGGAGCGCGGTGAGATGGTGGCGGTCGTCGGACCCAACGGCGCCGGTAAGACCACGCTGTTGCGCACGCTCTACCGCGCTCAGCGGCCGACATCGGGGCGCGTGCTGGTCGGCGGCGAAGACGTCTGGCAGATGTCGGCCAAGCGCGCGGCGCGCCGCATCGCGGCGGTGTTGCAGGACGCGCCGGGCGATTTCGCGCTCACGGTGTTCGACGTGGTCGCGATGGGCCGGACCCCGTACAAGCGCGCGTTCGACGGTGACAACACCGACGACCGCCGCATCATCGCCGAGGCGCTCGAATCGGTGGAGGTATCCGGTCTGGCGAACGAACCGTTCGACCGGCTCTCGGGTGGTCAGAAGCAGCGCGTGATGATCGCTCGTGCGCTCACACAGAGAACCGACACGATCGTGTTGGACGAGCCGACCAACCACCTCGATCTGCGCCACCAGCACGATGCCCTGCACCTGCTGCGGAACACCGGCGCCACCGTCATCGCGGCATTGCACGACCTCAATCTCGCTGCGGCATACTGCGACCGGGTCTGCGTCCTCGATACCGGCCGCGTGGTGTCGATCGGCACTCCCCCACAGGTCCTGACCGAGGACATGCTCGCCGAGGTCTACGGCGTCGCGGCCAGGGTCGGCCTCGATGCGGGCACCGATCGAATCCGGGTCGACGTGACACCCAAGGAGTGGACCCGGTGA
- a CDS encoding LamB/YcsF family protein — protein sequence MRTIDMNADLGEGFGVWRLGDDDAMLDIVTSANVACGFHAGDPALLLRACRAAAERDVRIGAQVSYRDLPGFGRRFIDATPEDLKADVIYQIGALQAIAHAAGSTVTYVKPHGALYFAIVTNNDQARAVAEAVHDVDPALPVLGLTGSAFFREAEQLGLRTVPEAFADRAYRPDGRLVDRRQRGAVLHDTDVIADRIASMVSDGRVDAVDGSTIPITVDSICVHGDSPGAVQIATAVRDRLLAEGVEIAPFT from the coding sequence ATGAGAACCATCGACATGAATGCCGACCTCGGTGAGGGCTTCGGGGTCTGGCGCCTCGGCGACGACGATGCCATGCTCGACATCGTCACCAGCGCCAACGTCGCCTGCGGCTTCCACGCCGGCGACCCGGCCCTGCTCTTGCGGGCATGCCGAGCGGCGGCCGAGCGCGACGTGCGGATCGGCGCGCAGGTCAGCTATCGCGATCTGCCCGGCTTCGGCCGCCGGTTCATCGACGCGACACCCGAGGATCTCAAGGCCGACGTGATCTACCAGATCGGTGCGCTACAGGCGATCGCGCACGCTGCCGGATCCACCGTCACCTACGTCAAGCCTCATGGGGCGCTGTACTTCGCGATCGTGACCAACAACGATCAGGCCCGAGCGGTCGCGGAGGCTGTGCACGACGTCGATCCCGCCCTTCCGGTGCTCGGGCTCACCGGCTCGGCGTTCTTCCGCGAGGCCGAACAGCTCGGATTGCGCACGGTGCCCGAGGCGTTCGCCGACAGGGCCTATCGTCCCGACGGCCGGTTGGTGGACCGACGCCAGCGCGGTGCCGTCCTGCACGACACCGACGTCATCGCCGACCGGATCGCGTCGATGGTGTCGGACGGGCGCGTCGACGCGGTCGACGGCTCGACGATTCCGATCACCGTCGATTCGATCTGCGTGCACGGTGACTCACCGGGCGCCGTGCAGATCGCCACGGCAGTACGCGACAGGCTGCTGGCCGAGGGCGTGGAGATCGCCCCCTTCACCTGA
- the feuC gene encoding transport system permease: protein MTAVILDKPVRSVTLGSQRVPYGLVLTMLAGLLLLCATAGVTIGSVALPPGQVWQILLHQLNPMLVDPTWPPVRASIVLDARLPRVALAAVIGAGLACCGMVLQAVVRNPLADPMLLGVSSGASVGAVAVLVAGAGLGVFVLPLAAFLGALVALVAVYFLARTGGRMTTLRLILAGVAVAEVLSAVASLLIVTSDDPHKAQSAVRWMLGGLGGATWSTVWIPAVAVAIGIAVLLAVTRPLNLLYTGEEAAAALGLDVHRFRGAMFVVVALMVGAMVAVSGAIGFVGLIMPHIVRMLVGADHRRALPAAALLGASFLIVCDIAARTVAAPEELPVGVLTALVGGPYFLWLMRRKVSA, encoded by the coding sequence ATGACGGCCGTCATCCTGGACAAGCCGGTGCGGTCGGTGACCCTGGGCTCGCAACGCGTTCCGTACGGCCTCGTGCTGACCATGCTCGCGGGGCTCCTTCTGTTGTGCGCGACCGCAGGGGTCACCATCGGGTCGGTGGCCCTTCCGCCCGGGCAGGTGTGGCAGATCCTGCTCCACCAGCTCAATCCGATGTTGGTCGACCCGACATGGCCGCCGGTGCGTGCCTCGATCGTGCTCGACGCACGGCTACCCCGGGTTGCGTTGGCGGCGGTCATCGGAGCCGGCCTGGCATGCTGCGGGATGGTGCTGCAGGCTGTCGTGCGCAACCCGTTGGCCGACCCGATGCTTTTGGGTGTGTCGTCGGGTGCGTCGGTGGGTGCGGTTGCGGTGCTGGTGGCCGGCGCAGGGCTCGGCGTGTTCGTGCTGCCGCTGGCGGCGTTTCTCGGAGCGTTGGTCGCGTTGGTCGCCGTCTACTTTCTCGCTCGTACGGGCGGACGGATGACCACGCTGCGTCTGATACTCGCCGGTGTCGCGGTCGCGGAGGTGCTGTCGGCCGTCGCCAGTCTGCTGATCGTCACTTCTGACGACCCGCACAAGGCCCAGTCCGCGGTGCGCTGGATGCTCGGCGGCCTCGGTGGGGCCACCTGGTCGACGGTGTGGATCCCGGCTGTGGCCGTTGCCATCGGTATCGCGGTGCTGCTCGCCGTCACCCGGCCGCTGAATCTGCTGTACACCGGTGAAGAGGCCGCTGCGGCACTGGGTTTGGACGTTCATCGCTTTCGCGGGGCGATGTTCGTCGTGGTCGCGTTGATGGTGGGCGCCATGGTCGCGGTCAGCGGTGCGATCGGATTCGTCGGCCTGATCATGCCGCACATCGTGCGGATGCTCGTCGGCGCCGACCACCGTCGCGCCTTGCCCGCGGCCGCGCTGCTCGGGGCCTCGTTCCTGATCGTGTGCGACATCGCCGCGCGAACCGTCGCCGCACCGGAGGAACTGCCGGTCGGCGTCCTGACCGCCCTCGTCGGCGGCCCGTACTTCCTGTGGCTCATGCGGCGCAAGGTTTCGGCGTGA
- a CDS encoding cobalamin synthesis protein CobW, with protein MRTPLVLICGQGNTEGVATVLARATGTVVVRHGYDGQVVVRTVTTSSGTTAWNIELVRGCVTCTVREDLLALLRRLHRRCDVNRIAVQLMPWLEPEPVCWAINNVRVHVGPGYIDAPAARDVRIEAVVTCVDSAVWLAQATGDHDLHDGRTVAQVAVGQAEFADALVLDQAHAQTLKVLRRLAPRARLTVGSERIEMALANLEPDSRRGRSDHPHDPLLAGQPSLDADGEIGLLLFSARRPFHPQRLHDALEVLLDGVVRTRGRLWLANRFDDVMWLESAGGGMRFEYAGRWLAAMTETERTYADPQRVALAAADWDGRLGDRHVSITVLVRGAEPEDIVDALRAALITDEEWARPHEWPAYADPFGDWHEDPCDDRAEHAGEISSRHEGEDR; from the coding sequence GTGCGCACTCCACTGGTGCTGATCTGCGGGCAAGGCAACACAGAAGGCGTCGCCACCGTGCTGGCCCGGGCGACCGGCACGGTGGTCGTCAGACATGGATACGACGGTCAAGTCGTGGTGCGTACCGTCACGACGTCGTCGGGCACCACGGCTTGGAACATCGAGTTGGTCCGCGGATGCGTGACCTGCACCGTGCGCGAGGACCTACTGGCGCTGTTGCGCCGACTACACCGCCGCTGCGATGTCAATCGCATTGCGGTGCAACTCATGCCATGGCTTGAGCCCGAACCGGTGTGCTGGGCAATCAACAACGTGCGGGTGCACGTGGGTCCTGGCTACATCGACGCACCAGCGGCTCGTGACGTGCGCATCGAGGCGGTGGTGACCTGCGTCGACTCTGCCGTTTGGCTGGCTCAGGCGACCGGCGACCACGACCTCCACGACGGACGGACCGTGGCGCAGGTGGCTGTCGGGCAGGCCGAATTCGCCGACGCGCTCGTACTGGACCAAGCTCATGCGCAGACGCTGAAAGTACTGCGACGGTTGGCACCTCGTGCGCGCCTGACGGTCGGTTCCGAACGCATCGAGATGGCGCTGGCCAACCTCGAGCCTGACAGCAGGCGCGGACGCAGCGACCACCCGCACGACCCGCTGCTCGCCGGACAGCCGTCACTGGATGCCGACGGCGAGATCGGGTTGTTGCTGTTCTCCGCCCGTCGGCCATTCCATCCCCAGCGACTGCACGACGCGCTGGAGGTGCTTCTCGACGGCGTGGTGCGCACGAGGGGACGGCTGTGGTTGGCCAACCGGTTCGACGATGTCATGTGGCTCGAATCAGCCGGCGGAGGTATGCGGTTCGAGTATGCGGGTCGATGGCTGGCCGCCATGACCGAAACCGAACGGACCTACGCAGACCCGCAACGTGTTGCGCTCGCTGCCGCCGACTGGGACGGCCGTCTCGGCGACCGTCACGTTTCGATCACCGTGTTGGTGCGCGGAGCGGAACCAGAGGACATCGTCGACGCGTTGCGCGCGGCACTGATCACCGACGAGGAATGGGCGCGCCCACACGAATGGCCCGCATATGCAGACCCTTTCGGCGACTGGCACGAGGATCCGTGTGACGACAGGGCCGAACATGCCGGCGAAATCAGCAGCCGCCACGAAGGGGAGGATCGGTGA
- a CDS encoding cob(II)yrinic acid a,c-diamide reductase, producing the protein MNQHAFDVEERRAVYRVIAERRDMRRFLPCTQIPEDVLVRLLQAAHAAPSVGLMQPWRFVRITDDRLRARIHDLVDEERVRTAEALGPRGEEFLALKVEGILECAELLVVALGDGRHEHVFGRRTLPHMDLASVSCAIQNLWLAARAEGLGMGWVSIFEPDRLAELLCMPNGAEPVAILCLGPVPEFPDRPQLEIDEWTTGRPLTEFVAENRWPSSTSAEFPT; encoded by the coding sequence GTGAACCAGCACGCGTTCGACGTCGAAGAACGCCGCGCGGTTTATCGGGTGATCGCCGAACGCCGCGACATGCGCCGGTTCCTGCCCTGCACGCAGATACCCGAAGACGTACTGGTGCGGCTGCTGCAGGCCGCACACGCCGCACCGAGCGTCGGCCTGATGCAGCCATGGCGATTCGTCCGGATCACCGACGACCGGTTGCGGGCACGCATCCATGACCTCGTCGACGAGGAGCGTGTGCGGACCGCCGAGGCGTTGGGGCCACGTGGCGAGGAGTTCCTGGCTCTCAAGGTCGAAGGGATCCTGGAGTGCGCCGAGCTCCTCGTCGTCGCGCTGGGCGACGGCAGACACGAGCATGTGTTCGGGCGTCGCACCCTTCCACACATGGATTTGGCCTCGGTCTCCTGCGCGATACAGAACCTGTGGCTCGCCGCGCGCGCAGAGGGGCTCGGCATGGGTTGGGTGTCGATCTTCGAACCGGACAGGCTCGCCGAGTTGCTCTGCATGCCCAACGGCGCTGAGCCCGTGGCGATCCTGTGCCTCGGCCCGGTCCCCGAGTTTCCGGATCGTCCCCAGCTCGAGATCGACGAATGGACGACTGGACGCCCGTTGACCGAATTCGTCGCCGAAAACCGTTGGCCGTCATCGACATCCGCGGAGTTTCCGACATGA
- a CDS encoding periplasmic solute binding protein, with amino-acid sequence METVIVIGVMTPRIARTILAGAVLAAPFALAACAGSDERAQEASTVPCPVRPVDVVVSVDQWGDIVSQLGGACAEVSTVLAGSAADPHDFEPAPSDAAKFDGAQLVVLNGGHYDEWAVKLAASTAPDAPVVAAMAVDHEDGANPHAWYDPAAVTALADAVTARLRQLAPEAAGYFDERRVALAQNLKPYHELIDSLRAKASGKSYAATETSFDDMGAALGLANRTPRGYQVASSNDSEPSPADLDAFLQLLSDRGVDVLVYNVQTEGSVPQQLRAAAEQSGVPVVEITETLPPDADSFPSWQVDQLIALGEALGVAT; translated from the coding sequence ATGGAAACGGTTATCGTTATCGGTGTGATGACCCCCCGCATTGCCCGCACGATCCTCGCCGGTGCGGTGCTGGCCGCGCCGTTCGCCTTGGCGGCGTGCGCCGGCAGTGACGAGCGAGCCCAGGAGGCGAGTACCGTTCCGTGTCCGGTCCGGCCGGTCGACGTCGTCGTCAGCGTGGATCAGTGGGGTGACATCGTCTCCCAGTTGGGCGGTGCCTGCGCGGAGGTCTCCACGGTGCTGGCCGGCTCGGCGGCCGACCCCCATGACTTCGAGCCCGCACCGTCGGATGCGGCGAAGTTCGACGGGGCGCAGCTCGTGGTCCTCAACGGAGGTCACTACGACGAGTGGGCGGTCAAGCTCGCCGCGAGCACGGCCCCGGACGCGCCGGTCGTGGCGGCCATGGCCGTCGACCACGAAGACGGGGCCAACCCCCATGCCTGGTACGACCCCGCCGCGGTGACGGCGCTGGCCGACGCGGTCACCGCGCGACTACGCCAACTCGCGCCGGAGGCGGCGGGCTACTTCGACGAACGTCGCGTCGCGCTCGCGCAGAACCTCAAGCCGTACCATGAGCTCATTGATTCCCTGAGGGCCAAAGCGTCCGGCAAGAGCTATGCGGCGACCGAGACGTCATTCGATGACATGGGTGCGGCGCTCGGTCTGGCCAACCGCACCCCGCGCGGCTATCAGGTCGCATCGTCCAACGACTCCGAACCGTCCCCGGCCGACCTCGACGCCTTCTTACAACTGTTGTCCGATCGCGGCGTTGACGTCCTGGTCTACAACGTGCAGACCGAAGGCTCTGTCCCGCAACAGCTTCGGGCAGCGGCCGAGCAGTCGGGGGTTCCGGTGGTCGAGATCACCGAGACGCTGCCGCCGGACGCCGATTCGTTCCCGAGCTGGCAGGTCGACCAGTTGATCGCACTCGGCGAGGCGCTCGGTGTCGCAACATAG
- a CDS encoding ABC transporter, translated as MRIDAQLTEIARYGGFFAIAHGSAEAGWRPVNACYTDGYQDLIEATAKRYRTSDLRISASAVQLSHASRLWSPVLACAVAYGVVPDLTSLQRAEDSPALRVTVPEGNQLVRDPSVTLYRIVVEEHLERLADGLRVKVAPGLLYGNIASALVAATRALYSVRPQLRDSATALARSLLETGRLTGTGTVKYNLAFRRRSCCLYYRVSDGSKCGDCALR; from the coding sequence GTGAGGATCGACGCTCAACTCACCGAGATCGCCCGCTACGGAGGGTTCTTCGCCATCGCCCATGGGAGCGCCGAAGCGGGTTGGCGGCCGGTGAACGCATGCTACACCGACGGATACCAGGACCTGATCGAGGCGACGGCTAAACGCTACCGCACGAGCGACCTTCGCATCAGTGCGTCGGCGGTGCAGTTGAGCCACGCGTCGAGGCTGTGGTCACCGGTGCTCGCGTGCGCCGTCGCATACGGTGTGGTCCCCGACCTTACGAGCCTGCAGCGTGCGGAGGACAGCCCAGCGTTGAGAGTTACTGTCCCCGAGGGTAATCAGCTCGTCCGGGATCCGTCGGTCACGCTGTACCGCATCGTCGTCGAGGAGCACCTGGAGCGGTTGGCCGACGGGCTGCGTGTCAAGGTCGCACCCGGCCTGCTCTACGGCAACATCGCCTCGGCGTTAGTGGCCGCGACCAGAGCGCTCTACTCGGTGCGGCCGCAGCTGCGCGATTCCGCGACCGCCCTGGCGCGGTCTCTGCTGGAGACCGGCAGACTCACCGGAACCGGAACGGTCAAATACAACTTGGCGTTTCGTCGCCGAAGCTGCTGTCTGTACTACCGCGTGAGCGACGGATCGAAGTGCGGAGACTGTGCGTTGCGCTGA